A window of Pyrobaculum aerophilum str. IM2 contains these coding sequences:
- a CDS encoding aspartyl protease family protein, translated as MGHVFVKAKFRGKGEVVYDEILVDTGATFTVLPLEVADKLIETPFTVELKLGNGEKVVAKVYVAEAEIEGRRGPVRIVAFKGAIPVIGVDTLETLGLRVNPVTGKLEKTEYYMLYV; from the coding sequence GTGGGCCATGTATTTGTTAAGGCTAAGTTTAGAGGGAAGGGGGAAGTCGTCTACGACGAAATTCTAGTGGATACAGGTGCTACCTTCACAGTGCTCCCCTTAGAGGTGGCTGATAAACTTATAGAGACTCCTTTTACTGTTGAATTAAAACTAGGCAACGGCGAAAAAGTCGTGGCAAAAGTCTATGTAGCCGAGGCGGAAATAGAGGGGAGGAGGGGGCCTGTCCGTATTGTGGCTTTTAAAGGGGCCATTCCCGTAATAGGCGTAGACACCCTAGAGACTCTCGGACTCCGCGTGAACCCGGTAACTGGCAAGTTGGAGAAAACTGAATACTACATGCTCTATGTGTGA
- a CDS encoding glycosyltransferase, whose protein sequence is MADSCIIAHHFWDRPGGGELVMASFAVATERLNCLPVITSLTKFSKREKYRDWFGIDMLKYPSIEGGFNIRSFGLYLRLLVWQPVKKALRKYHPKFVIIDMPTYRPLVGKIPIVEYIHFPLDAAFDKKFRQIGFYYKDDPYTAERYRKFPLNIYAWGFTRLYPLFSRRNPFEDAEVVLTNSQWTAEIVKSLFGEMPLVLNPPLPPNIELLTSPPIYEDREPCIAMLGRYSHEKRYHWVLQKIAPLLTKEVPETSLLIMGDASTPTSANYFQGLVKLIEKSGLRHRVILMKNLIRKEINNILRRCKVFFHATINEHWGIAVAEAMAHGLPVVVHKSGGAWTDLAERGQVGIGYVDENEAVEALSKLLTDRKTWERYAMRSLEKAKDLHFDRFIERAVKLLTDI, encoded by the coding sequence GTGGCTGATAGCTGCATAATTGCTCATCACTTTTGGGACAGACCTGGCGGCGGAGAGCTTGTAATGGCAAGCTTCGCAGTAGCAACAGAAAGACTGAATTGTTTGCCAGTAATTACGTCTCTAACAAAATTTAGTAAAAGAGAAAAATACCGTGATTGGTTTGGAATAGATATGTTGAAATACCCCTCTATAGAGGGTGGTTTTAATATCCGATCTTTTGGCCTCTATCTTCGCCTTCTAGTTTGGCAACCAGTAAAGAAGGCGTTAAGGAAATATCATCCCAAATTCGTCATAATAGACATGCCAACTTATCGGCCATTAGTGGGGAAAATACCAATAGTAGAGTATATCCACTTCCCTCTAGATGCCGCGTTTGACAAAAAATTCCGCCAAATTGGCTTTTATTACAAAGATGATCCTTACACAGCTGAACGATACCGAAAATTTCCATTGAATATCTATGCTTGGGGGTTTACAAGACTATACCCACTTTTTTCAAGGCGCAACCCTTTTGAAGATGCAGAGGTAGTATTGACAAATTCGCAATGGACCGCGGAGATTGTCAAATCTTTATTTGGGGAAATGCCATTAGTTTTAAACCCGCCACTTCCGCCCAACATTGAACTCCTAACGAGCCCTCCCATATATGAGGACCGGGAGCCTTGCATCGCTATGCTTGGAAGATACTCCCACGAAAAACGATACCACTGGGTCCTTCAAAAAATAGCGCCTTTATTAACAAAAGAAGTTCCGGAGACTTCGTTATTAATAATGGGAGACGCCTCTACGCCAACAAGCGCCAATTATTTTCAGGGCCTAGTAAAATTAATAGAGAAGAGCGGACTGAGACACAGAGTAATATTAATGAAAAATTTAATAAGAAAAGAAATAAATAATATTTTAAGACGGTGTAAAGTGTTTTTCCATGCCACTATAAATGAGCATTGGGGAATTGCAGTTGCCGAAGCCATGGCTCACGGATTGCCTGTCGTTGTTCACAAAAGCGGAGGTGCGTGGACAGATTTGGCAGAGAGAGGACAGGTAGGTATTGGATACGTAGATGAAAATGAGGCGGTAGAGGCGCTCTCTAAGTTACTGACTGACAGGAAAACTTGGGAGCGCTATGCCATGAGATCGCTAGAAAAGGCAAAGGACTTACACTTCGATAGATTTATAGAAAGAGCTGTTAAACTCTTAACTGATATATGA
- a CDS encoding glycosyltransferase family 4 protein, with protein sequence MKKADYVIAWSKAIREFLRKIGVKNVVYLPLGIDLTFFDPTRYEPYLFFNKYPHVIDKFRVVYSGGLWYVNNREVLGVLKLLKAFKIIETKRRDVALLIQAPSKVVEMAKEVGVKNFIYVERTANSNDPLRLSFLRSADILVLTGSKYPSVYLAERTTMFQYMATGRAILAEMTLGVRGVLRHGETGYLVEIDKPESIADAILELVKDDGLRKYIGRNARFQLEQYYTWDKLYERAKFILT encoded by the coding sequence ATGAAGAAAGCCGATTACGTAATTGCGTGGTCTAAAGCCATAAGAGAATTTCTACGGAAAATCGGAGTGAAAAACGTCGTATACCTACCATTAGGTATAGATCTCACATTTTTTGATCCCACAAGATACGAGCCCTACCTCTTTTTCAACAAATATCCCCATGTAATTGACAAATTTAGAGTTGTCTATAGTGGAGGCCTCTGGTACGTGAACAATAGAGAAGTCCTCGGAGTATTAAAGCTGTTAAAAGCATTTAAAATTATAGAAACAAAAAGGCGGGATGTCGCTTTGTTAATACAGGCGCCTTCAAAAGTAGTAGAGATGGCAAAAGAAGTTGGCGTGAAGAACTTCATTTATGTGGAAAGGACTGCGAATTCGAACGACCCTCTACGTTTGTCGTTCCTGAGATCGGCAGATATTCTAGTATTGACGGGCTCTAAATACCCTTCTGTTTACCTAGCAGAGAGGACTACGATGTTTCAGTATATGGCGACTGGCCGGGCCATTTTGGCAGAAATGACTCTTGGCGTTAGGGGAGTTTTGCGCCACGGAGAAACGGGCTACCTAGTAGAGATAGATAAGCCCGAGAGCATCGCCGACGCCATCCTGGAACTCGTAAAAGACGATGGTTTAAGGAAGTACATAGGGAGAAACGCAAGGTTTCAACTTGAGCAGTATTATACATGGGACAAGCTATATGAGAGAGCTAAATTTATTCTAACATGA
- a CDS encoding glycosyltransferase family 4 protein codes for MPLDVKLSLLNALKQLINDPLLYSLVASAEELNPIGTCKGKWRCYVNYGKKLIPQLKESKCEVIYVPHEHPYIPLGFGSSVKWAMLLQVTPVVGSLITEEGRGFRLFWKNMKLKYETSPIKILKGYYRLLTYKKLFKIGKVFAVSKSISYELEKLGIGSNVEVLWPGVGVDPCQQKNPPNNRDIDVIFFARLLPEKGIYDFLKVVKILQQQSPRIKAIAIGMADEQNYQRIVTYSKNQNINVNIVHNLKRDEAMRLLGRAKLMIYPSKFDAFPLAVLEALSCGTPVIAYNIPAIRLNFETPAVMKVRPGDIIEMAELALITLSNYYEFADEAIKFASMFTWENVSQTEWSRISSL; via the coding sequence ATGCCCCTAGACGTAAAACTCTCATTGCTAAACGCACTCAAACAATTGATTAATGATCCGTTACTTTACTCACTAGTAGCTTCAGCTGAAGAGTTGAACCCAATAGGTACATGTAAAGGAAAGTGGAGATGTTATGTCAATTATGGAAAGAAGTTGATACCGCAATTAAAAGAGAGTAAATGTGAAGTCATATATGTACCTCATGAACATCCCTACATCCCGCTGGGGTTTGGGAGCTCTGTGAAATGGGCAATGTTGCTCCAAGTCACGCCAGTGGTGGGATCCCTTATAACAGAAGAGGGGCGCGGCTTCAGACTATTCTGGAAAAATATGAAACTTAAGTATGAGACATCTCCCATAAAGATACTGAAAGGATACTATAGGCTACTGACTTATAAAAAGTTATTTAAAATAGGTAAAGTATTTGCAGTATCTAAATCGATCAGCTATGAACTGGAGAAGTTAGGAATTGGAAGTAATGTGGAAGTTTTATGGCCTGGCGTAGGCGTTGATCCATGTCAACAAAAGAATCCTCCCAATAACCGTGATATTGATGTAATTTTCTTCGCAAGACTGCTCCCCGAGAAAGGAATTTACGACTTCCTAAAGGTGGTTAAAATTCTGCAACAACAGAGCCCTAGAATTAAAGCGATCGCCATAGGCATGGCTGATGAACAAAATTATCAAAGGATAGTCACTTACTCTAAGAACCAAAATATTAATGTTAATATAGTTCACAATCTAAAAAGAGATGAGGCTATGAGATTGCTCGGGAGAGCTAAGTTGATGATATACCCCTCAAAGTTTGATGCCTTTCCTCTTGCCGTGTTGGAAGCCTTGTCATGTGGTACTCCTGTTATAGCTTACAATATCCCAGCTATACGTTTAAACTTTGAAACACCAGCTGTAATGAAAGTGAGGCCAGGCGATATAATAGAGATGGCAGAATTAGCCTTAATCACTTTGTCTAATTACTATGAGTTTGCAGATGAGGCAATTAAATTTGCATCAATGTTTACATGGGAGAATGTGTCACAAACTGAGTGGTCTAGGATCTCTAGTCTGTAA
- a CDS encoding glycosyltransferase family 4 protein, which yields MKAYVTRFNPLIFPRPIFLARAIRDLEIYMLGKNAISIKQIFHGEDRTGRVKSLIDLLRERDPFKFIEPCYRQNKWYDGLSLFLETKYVNFFRRLPTKNIILMNLIGAIGAKLANKNIVIDMMDYWHCDKMYATFNAIDYYALRNAKCIVVWSKAIYAFLRRYLRHQCIRYIPFGLDLTLSDPKKVSTKYFFEKYKNINSYIIIGYSGGGEWYHGVDKLIKAYSILEKKRRDTYLVLQTWGHAKRIEMLIRHYGLKRAVVLPPAPIFNDPLRMAFLKAANILVLTASKMPGVYLAERTTMYWYMGTGNAIVAEDTPGVRGVLQHLRTAYIVPFNDVKKLAYALDLLIDDSNLSHQLGQNARSELEEKYRWDGLLGEKARRFFREIFTD from the coding sequence ATGAAGGCATATGTGACAAGATTTAACCCACTGATATTCCCCCGACCCATCTTTTTGGCAAGGGCGATTCGCGACTTAGAGATTTATATGTTGGGTAAAAACGCCATTTCAATTAAACAAATATTTCACGGCGAAGATAGAACCGGGCGTGTAAAAAGCTTAATAGATTTATTGAGGGAGAGAGATCCCTTTAAATTTATAGAGCCTTGTTATAGACAAAACAAGTGGTACGACGGTCTCTCTCTTTTCCTTGAAACTAAATATGTTAATTTCTTTCGGAGACTTCCTACTAAAAACATAATCCTTATGAATTTAATAGGCGCCATAGGTGCCAAATTGGCAAATAAGAATATTGTAATAGATATGATGGATTATTGGCATTGTGATAAAATGTATGCTACTTTCAACGCTATTGATTATTACGCCTTAAGAAATGCCAAATGCATAGTTGTTTGGTCTAAGGCAATCTATGCCTTTTTGCGTAGGTATTTAAGACACCAATGTATAAGGTATATACCATTTGGCTTAGATCTAACATTATCAGATCCTAAAAAAGTATCAACTAAATATTTCTTTGAAAAATATAAAAATATAAATAGTTATATAATAATAGGGTACAGCGGAGGCGGTGAGTGGTATCACGGTGTGGATAAACTAATTAAGGCGTATTCAATACTAGAGAAAAAACGTCGAGACACATATCTTGTTTTGCAAACTTGGGGCCATGCAAAAAGAATAGAAATGTTAATACGACATTATGGCTTAAAACGTGCAGTTGTTCTTCCGCCTGCTCCAATTTTTAATGACCCCCTCAGAATGGCCTTTCTAAAAGCTGCGAATATTCTAGTACTGACTGCTTCAAAAATGCCCGGCGTTTATCTAGCAGAACGAACTACTATGTACTGGTATATGGGGACGGGGAACGCTATTGTTGCTGAAGACACCCCGGGCGTAAGGGGCGTTTTACAGCATTTACGTACAGCTTATATCGTTCCTTTTAATGACGTGAAAAAATTGGCCTATGCATTAGATTTGCTAATAGACGACTCTAATTTATCTCATCAGCTCGGCCAAAACGCCAGGTCTGAACTCGAGGAGAAGTATAGATGGGATGGGCTTCTTGGCGAGAAGGCAAGGAGGTTTTTCAGGGAAATTTTTACAGACTAG
- a CDS encoding glycosyltransferase: protein MKITIGILGKNSEWILKYSLKAVKQALTVIEQSGISFEVIYVDGGSSDRSVDLVKTMLGKDTLIIEAKNTNIPEARNIVVKNAKGDYIVFWDSDILAPPSILLRMIRTELPIVAPEREDVYIRSEEEIEKFLNIVLHEKRINVQIVDVPYVVFSVTAFKKEVFERVGLFDERMTQAEDRDFGLRARCKGYKSYLLRGSVAYDINRRLKSDVPVMTPLRQYARGLLKKGVIYAFSPSPRHKRNMVFYGTLHALAFTALFYHPIVATLEMVPLAFFTIKYGFRKGAEMWIKSLLLYTTMIFAKSIIIFKDICGVLEEI from the coding sequence ATGAAAATAACTATTGGAATATTAGGTAAAAATAGTGAATGGATTCTTAAATATAGCTTAAAAGCTGTGAAACAAGCTCTTACAGTAATTGAGCAGTCAGGTATTAGTTTTGAAGTCATTTATGTAGATGGAGGTTCTAGTGATAGATCGGTAGATCTAGTTAAAACTATGTTAGGAAAAGATACGCTGATAATCGAAGCAAAAAATACAAATATTCCGGAGGCGCGTAATATAGTTGTCAAAAATGCAAAGGGTGATTATATAGTATTTTGGGATAGTGATATTCTGGCGCCGCCTAGTATTCTTCTGCGTATGATTCGTACTGAGTTGCCCATCGTAGCACCTGAGAGAGAAGATGTTTACATAAGAAGCGAAGAGGAGATAGAGAAGTTTCTTAACATAGTGTTACATGAAAAACGGATAAATGTTCAAATAGTTGACGTACCTTACGTTGTCTTCAGCGTTACTGCTTTTAAAAAAGAAGTTTTTGAAAGAGTTGGGCTGTTTGATGAAAGAATGACTCAAGCAGAAGATCGCGACTTTGGTCTCCGGGCGAGGTGCAAAGGGTACAAGTCCTATCTTTTAAGAGGTAGTGTTGCGTACGACATTAACCGTAGGCTTAAAAGCGACGTACCTGTTATGACCCCACTAAGACAATATGCCAGAGGGTTGTTAAAAAAGGGTGTTATCTACGCCTTTTCTCCCTCTCCTAGGCATAAAAGAAACATGGTATTTTACGGAACGCTTCATGCCTTAGCTTTTACCGCGCTTTTCTACCATCCAATTGTGGCAACTTTGGAGATGGTTCCTTTGGCGTTCTTTACTATAAAGTACGGGTTTAGAAAAGGCGCTGAGATGTGGATTAAGTCGCTCCTTCTGTACACAACGATGATTTTCGCTAAGAGCATAATAATATTTAAAGACATCTGCGGCGTGCTGGAAGAGATATGA
- a CDS encoding protoporphyrinogen/coproporphyrinogen oxidase, whose translation MRVVVLGCGWSGVLAAFRLKTRYPSADVVCLDRDFSGGLLRSVTVNGHIFDVGGSHVVFSRDRSVLEGILSLGGRWAAKERRAFVLLDGAYVPYPFENGIYVLPPERRARYGLSLLKAVVENSKGGKRPSNFKEWIVNTFGEEVANDYLIPYNEKIWKRPLEELSADWVYTPGRLPLPSLEDIVKAVAGIETKGYREQAVFYYPEGGIITQYLSALRKAEEAGVIPVREEVREIKKTEDGFLINGRLKADRVVSTLSLREVPAMLDPPPPEEVFKAAGRLDYNSVAVVGIGLRAKAPDQHWVYVPDRRFIFHRYAWISNYLPVPPTDKASLIAEITIPPGSEVDREELIKRTLEGFVELGLFKAEEVEAAEAWIHKYGYPVYTLTHAEDREAVESHLRQIGITTVGRWGNWHYWNTDMIYKKINELI comes from the coding sequence ATGAGGGTTGTTGTTCTTGGCTGTGGTTGGTCCGGCGTGTTGGCGGCGTTTAGGTTGAAGACGCGGTATCCCTCGGCCGACGTGGTCTGCCTTGATAGAGATTTCTCGGGCGGTCTTCTCCGTAGCGTAACAGTTAACGGTCATATCTTCGACGTGGGCGGTTCTCACGTGGTTTTCAGCCGGGACCGCTCCGTCCTTGAGGGCATTCTCTCTCTCGGAGGCCGTTGGGCGGCTAAGGAGAGGAGGGCCTTCGTGTTGCTAGACGGCGCCTACGTCCCCTACCCCTTTGAGAACGGGATCTACGTGTTGCCGCCGGAGAGGAGGGCGAGGTACGGCCTCTCCCTCTTAAAGGCCGTCGTGGAGAACTCCAAAGGCGGCAAGAGGCCCTCGAACTTCAAGGAGTGGATAGTGAACACCTTCGGCGAGGAGGTGGCCAACGACTACCTCATTCCCTACAACGAGAAGATCTGGAAAAGGCCCCTCGAGGAGCTCTCGGCCGACTGGGTCTATACGCCGGGGAGGCTGCCGTTGCCATCGCTGGAGGATATTGTGAAAGCCGTGGCGGGGATCGAGACTAAGGGCTACAGGGAGCAGGCGGTTTTCTACTACCCAGAGGGCGGCATTATCACCCAATACCTCTCTGCCTTGAGAAAGGCTGAGGAGGCCGGCGTGATCCCCGTAAGGGAGGAGGTGAGGGAGATTAAAAAGACGGAAGACGGCTTTTTAATCAACGGCCGCTTGAAGGCCGATCGCGTCGTCTCTACGCTCTCGCTGAGGGAGGTCCCCGCCATGTTGGACCCGCCCCCTCCCGAGGAGGTGTTTAAAGCCGCCGGGAGGCTCGATTACAACTCCGTGGCGGTGGTGGGGATAGGGCTTAGGGCCAAGGCGCCTGATCAACACTGGGTCTACGTGCCTGATAGGCGTTTTATATTCCACCGCTACGCTTGGATTTCCAACTACCTCCCGGTGCCGCCGACCGATAAGGCCTCGCTGATAGCCGAAATAACCATACCGCCTGGCTCTGAGGTGGACCGGGAGGAGCTCATAAAGAGGACCTTGGAGGGGTTTGTGGAGCTTGGCCTCTTCAAGGCGGAGGAGGTGGAGGCGGCCGAGGCGTGGATCCACAAATACGGCTACCCCGTCTACACCTTAACCCACGCCGAGGATAGAGAGGCAGTGGAGTCCCACTTAAGACAGATAGGCATAACGACCGTAGGCAGATGGGGCAATTGGCACTACTGGAACACAGACATGATATACAAAAAAATAAATGAATTAATATGA